A region of the Flavobacteriaceae bacterium MAR_2010_188 genome:
CTAAAATATTCTTTATAACCACTTGCGCGGCATAAGTACGGTTATTTGCCTGCTTGATTACAATCGAATTTGGTCCGTCCAGAACTGCATCTTCTACCACAACATTTCGTCTTACGGGTAAGCAATGCATAAATTTTGCCTGCCCCAACTTCTCCTGCATCATCATCCAATTTGGATCTTGAGAAGTGATTTGTCCGTAATCATTATAATTGCTCCAATTCTTCACGTAAACGAAATCTGCATTTTTTAAGGCTTCAACCTGATTGTGATTTATCGGAGTGTTCTTGGTAATATTTTTATCCAGTTCATATCCTTCTGGATGTGTAATGCTAAAATCTACTTCCATATGCTGCATCATTTCAACAAAAGAATTAGCAACCGCTTGGGGCAAAGCTTTGGGATGTGGAGCCCAAGAAAGCACCACCTTTGGCCTCGCTTTTTCGGTAAGTTCCGTAATCGTAATCGCATCTGCCAACGCCTGAAGTGGATGCGCAGTCGCGCTTTCCATATTGATAATTGGCACCGTTGCATACTTTTTAAAACTGTTTAAAACATACTCCGATTGATCCTTTTCCTTATTTGTAAGACTTGGGAAAGCCCTAACCGCAATAAGGTCTGCATATTGAGAAATGACTTGGGCGGCTTCCTTTATATGCTCAGAACTACCAGCATTCATAACGGTTCCATCTTCAAATTCTATGTTCCAAACATCGTTAACATTCAGGACCATAACATCCATCCCCAAATTTTTCGCGGCCTTTTCGGTGCTCAAACGGGTTCTTAAACTTGAATTAAAAAACAATAGAACCATGGTTTTGTTGGCTCCTAATTGCTTAAACTCAAAAGGATTCATCTTTAAAAGAATCGCTTCCTTTACCAATTCTGGCAAATTTGAAATATCCTTAAGTTGAAGGTATTGTTTCATCAAAATTTCTTACTTATTTAATTCTTTCTCGATAGCGTCGAAGAACATATCGATATGTTTATTTTGAACGGTCATCGGTGGAAGTATCCTAATGAGGTTCGGATTTTTTGCACTTCCGGTAAATATTTTATAATCGTAGATTAACTTTTTCCTTAAGTCAGAAACATTAAAGTCGAATTCTAAACCCAACATTAACCCTCTTCCTTTTACTCTTTTAATCTGCTTTACTTTTGAAGCTCTTTCCATAAAATGAGCGGAAACCGATTTTACATTTTCCATTAAATCTTCATCATCCATTACGCTCAACACCATTAATGATGCGGCACAAGCAAGATGATTTCCACCGAAAGTTGTCCCGAGCATACCAAATTGTGCTTCATATTTTGGATGAATCATTATCCCACCAATCGGGAAACCATTTCCCATTCCTTTCGCAATCGAAATAACATCTGGAGTAAGCCCATGTTTTTGAAATGCGAAAAAATCGCCAGTCCTCCCAAAACCTGATTGCACTTCATCAGCAATATAAAATGTTCCTGTTTGATTGCACAGCTCTTCTAAGCCTTTATAAAACTCGGTATTGCTTTCATCTAATCCACCAACTCCTTGGATGCATTCTACAATTACGGCGCAAGTTTCATTTTTCTCCAAAATATTCTTAGCTGCCTCCAAATCACCAAGATTAATAAAATCAACTTGATGCTGGGCATTTATCGGAGCTACGATTTTAGGGTTATCAGTTGCTGCAACAGCAGCAGATGTCCTTCCGTGAAATGAGTTTTTAAATGCTAAAATCTTTGCTCTGCCTGTAACCATCGACGCTAATTTTAGAGCATTTTCATTTGCTTCGGCACCAGAGTTACATAAAAATAGTTGATAATCGGTGCAGCCCGACATCTTATTCAGCTTTTCGGCCAAATCTACCTGTAATGGATTTTGGATAGCATTACTATAAAACCCAAGCTTATTTACTTGATTGGTGATAGCCGCAATATATCTAGGATGGGAATGCCCAATAGAAATAACCGCATGCCCACCATAAAGGTCAATGTACCTAACCTTTTTATCATCGTAAACATATACATCTTTTGCCTTTACTGGCGTAACATCGTAGAGGGGATAAACGTTGAAAAGGCTCATATTTGGTCTTTTTTGATATTGCTGATTTTATTATAAGATGCTACCATCCCTTGTATTAAGGACGAGCTTAAACCTTTATGCTCCATCTCGTTAAGTCCTTCAATAGTGCAACCTTTCGGGGTGGTAACTTTATCGATTTCTTCTTCCGGATGATTGCCGGTATTGATTAAAAGATTTGCAGCTCCTTCACAGGTAAACATGGCCAGTTCTTGAGCTTGTTTGCTATCAAATCCTAGTTGAATAGCAGCTTGGGTTGTTGCTCTAATCAAACGCATCCAAAAGGCAATTCCACTGGCACAAATTACGGTAGCAGCCTGCATCTGAACTTCTGGGATACAGATAGAATGTCCTAATCGATTAAAAATGGCCTCCGCAATTTTAATTCTTTTTTTACCAATTTCGTTGCTACAAAGGCAAGTCATCGATTTACCGACCGCGATGGCGGTATTCGGCATTGCTCTAATGATGAATTGATTATCGCCCACTAAACTTTCAATTTTTGAAATATCGAATCCGGTTATGGTTGAAATAATCACGTGCTTTTCGGTTAAATCAAGTGCAATTTCTTGGAGGATAGATTCTAAGTGAGCCGGCTGTACTGCGAAGATTAGAATATCTGATTTCTGAATTGCCAATTGATTATCATCGGTGACGGTTACGTTTTTATAACCTTCAAATTCTGAAATCGATTCGATATTTCGTTTGGTTAGATACAGGGTCGTAATCGCATTGTTGGTAATAAGTCCTTTTGCGATTGACCTGCCTAGATTTCCGGTTCCTATGATTGCTATTTTCATATTTATTCTCTGCGTAGGCAGGGATTTTTTTAATTATACTTTACTTATTTGTGCGGCTGAGCGACCGCCCCTGTTGGGCAAGCCGTCGAAGCCTCTTTCCTAATTTGTCAGGCTGAGGGCTTTAGAGCCTATAACACCTCCCTGAGTCCATCCTTTTTAGGAGAGAGGCCTACTTGTTTATCTGGTCAACACCTTAAAAATAACTAGCCTTCAACCTTAAACCTTCCATTTCTTTATAACCGAACATTAAATTCATATTCTGAATTGCTTGTCCCGACGCTCCCTTCAATAAATTATCGATTGTACTAGAAATCAACAATTTTCCTTGATGCTTATGAAGGTGAATTAAACAATTATTGGTATTAATCACCTGTTTCATATGTACTGCATCTTCGGAAAGATGAGTAAATGCAGCATCTTGATAAAAATCTTGGTATAAGGTTTTAGCGTCGCTCAATTCACCTTCAAAATCCAAATAAGCTGTTGCAAATATTCCTCTTGAAAAATTTCCGCGGTTTGGAATAAAAATAACTTCATTCTTAAAATTTCTTTGAAGTTGATTTAAAGACTCGTTAATTTCACCTAAATGCTGATGATTGAACGCCTTATAATAGCTGAAATTATTATCCCGCCAAGAAAAATGCGTCGTGTCTGAAAGTGAAGTTCCTGCTCCAGTCGAGCCAGTTACTGCATTAACATGAATATCAGAACTCATCTTTCCGGATTGAGCCAAAGGTAAAAGCGCCAATTGGATTGCAGTGGCAAAACAACCTGGATTTGCAATATACTGCGCTGATTGAATCTGTGCTTTATTCAATTCTGGCAAACCATAAACAAAGGATTTATCCATGAATTCTTTATCGGCATTCAACCTAAAATCATTACTTAAATCAATGATTTTAGTGGGTTTGGAAAATGAATTGGTTTCTAAAAATGCTTTAGAATTTCCGTGGCCCAAACAGAGAAATAATACTTCAACCTCAGGGTTAATTTCTGATGAAAATTTTAAATCGGTAGAACCGACCAAATCTTGGTGAACAGAATGCACCGAATTCCCAGCATTAGAAGTGCTATAAATAAAGTTGATGTTAGTCTTAGGATGATTCAGCAATAAACGAATCAACTCTCCTGCTGTATAACCTGCCCCACCAATAATGCCAACTTCTATCATTTTTTCGGATTTACTTGATGATATATTTTATTCTGATTACCGATAATTTTTATAAAACCTTTAGCTTCATCGGCAGTCCAGCCTTTGTTCATTTCTCCGTAACTACCAAACTTGGCATTCATTAAATCGTGGTCAGAATCTATTCCATCTACACTAAAATGATAAGGTTTTAGACTTATATAAACTTCTCCACTGACATTCTCTTGACTGCTTTGTAAAAAGGATTCGATATTACGCATAACTGGGTCAAGATATTGTCCCTCGTGCAAATGCATTCCGTAAAAACTGCTGAGATAATCCTTGTGCTGCATTTGCCACTTGGTTAAGGTGTGCTTTTCTAAAAGATGATGTGCTTTTATGGTAATGAGCGCAGCAGCGGCTTCAAATCCTACTCTTCCTTTAATACCTACGATGGTATCACCCACGTGAATATCCCGACCGATGGCGAATTTCGAAGCGATTTCATTCAGCTTTTCGATATTTTTTTCTGGGCTTTGAGTTTTTCCATTAAAGGCAACGAATTCACCTTGGTTAAATGTTAGAGTGACTTTTTCTACCCCATCTTCTTTTAATTGAGACGGATAAGCGTGGTCAGGCAAAGGATTTTTGGAAGTAAGAGTTTCTTCCCCGCCAACACTGGTGCCCCAAAGGCCTCGGTTAACGCTGTACTTGGCCTTTTCCCAAGACATATCCACATCGTTCTTCTTTAAATAATCGATTTCTTCTTGACGACTTAATTTTAAATCGCGGATTGGTGTGACAATCTGGATATCTGGCGCCAGAGTTTCAAAAATCATATCAAAACGCACTTGGTCGTTCCCTGCTCCGGTACTGCCGTGAGCGATATATTTTGCTCCGATTTTCTTGGCGTATTCTACAATTTCTATAGCCTGAATGATGCGCTCTGCACTTACTGAAAGTGGATAAGTGTTATTCTTAAGCACATTTCCAAAAATCAGATATTTAATGACCTTGTTGTAGAACGTTTCTACCGCGTTGATATTTTTATAAGTTGAAACTCCCATCTTATAGGCATTAGACTCAATCTTAGAAATCTCTTCAGAAGAAAATCCGCCGGTGTTCACGCTAACTGCATGGACCTCATAACCTAAATCCTTTGAAAGATGTACGGCACAATATGAAGTGTCGAGTCCTCCACTATAGGCTAAAACAAGTTTATTTTTCATTATCTTTTACTATTTTTTAATTCAATTGTCAAGATGAGCTTTCTAAACTCTTTTCGATATCACACCTCCCTCATTTCCTCCTTTTTAGGAGGGATGTAAATATTTGTCAGGTTGAGCGCCCGCCAACAGGGGGCAGGCTGCCGAAGCCCTACTTCTTCTCCTTCTTCAAAAACAAGCCTTCCTTAATATGTTTTAATCTATTAAAAACTTTTTCCTTGACTGGCTTTTGTGCTTTATCGTCAGATGTCTTTGGGTCGTACAGCATACCAGTGCATAAGCACATCTTTTGCTCTGTTCTCTGCAACACATCATAATTTTTACAGCCTTGGCAACCGTTCCAGAAACTTTGGTCGGTAGTTAGTTCTGAAAAAGTAACCGGTTTGTAGCCAAGATCGGTATTCATTTTCATCACCGCCAAACCTGTGGTAATACTGAAAATTTTTGCATCCGGAAACTTTGTTCGCGAGTGTTCAAAAACTTTTTGTTTAATTCTTCTGGCCAAACCTTCTCCCCTGTAATCTGGGTGAACGATTAATCCCGAGTTAGCCACAAACTTGCCGTGGCTCCAGGCCTCTATATAGCAGAAACCCGCAAATTTATCGCCATCCAATGCGATTACCGCATTGCCATTCTCGATTTTAGTGATTATATAATCTGGGCTTCTTTTTGCGATACCTGTACCCCTTACACTTGCAGATTCTGCAATGGTTTGGCAAATGATATCGGCATAGAATGCATGTGATTTATCAGCAATAACAATTTCCATTGTCATTTAAATTTTTAGTTGAACAAAATAAAAGATATGATTTTTAAAGGAGAACCGGACGCGCCTAAGTCCTAAATAACAGAATTACCCTTACGGGCGAGAGAAATATCTACAACGAAAACCACAGGAAACAAAAAGTAAGCAACCTGACTTTAATTTTGTGCCGAAGAAGAAATTTTGAAAAAACATGATGAAAATAATAAGACGTTAAAAAAATAGTTTGCATTTAGGATTATCCACGGCGAATAGTCGTGGGCAAACTGGGAAGTCTATTATTTTTTGTGATTAACATAATGTAAAACTACAATATAAATTAATCGAGTATTAAATTGAAAAGCGGAAATTATTGATTTTTGCGGAATTGTTGATTTTTAATTAATGAATTTGAAGATTTGGTAATTTGTGAAGTATTAACAGGAACCTTTTATAGGTAAACTATTAAC
Encoded here:
- a CDS encoding pyrroline-5-carboxylate reductase, yielding MKIAIIGTGNLGRSIAKGLITNNAITTLYLTKRNIESISEFEGYKNVTVTDDNQLAIQKSDILIFAVQPAHLESILQEIALDLTEKHVIISTITGFDISKIESLVGDNQFIIRAMPNTAIAVGKSMTCLCSNEIGKKRIKIAEAIFNRLGHSICIPEVQMQAATVICASGIAFWMRLIRATTQAAIQLGFDSKQAQELAMFTCEGAANLLINTGNHPEEEIDKVTTPKGCTIEGLNEMEHKGLSSSLIQGMVASYNKISNIKKDQI
- a CDS encoding acetylornithine aminotransferase, whose product is MSLFNVYPLYDVTPVKAKDVYVYDDKKVRYIDLYGGHAVISIGHSHPRYIAAITNQVNKLGFYSNAIQNPLQVDLAEKLNKMSGCTDYQLFLCNSGAEANENALKLASMVTGRAKILAFKNSFHGRTSAAVAATDNPKIVAPINAQHQVDFINLGDLEAAKNILEKNETCAVIVECIQGVGGLDESNTEFYKGLEELCNQTGTFYIADEVQSGFGRTGDFFAFQKHGLTPDVISIAKGMGNGFPIGGIMIHPKYEAQFGMLGTTFGGNHLACAASLMVLSVMDDEDLMENVKSVSAHFMERASKVKQIKRVKGRGLMLGLEFDFNVSDLRKKLIYDYKIFTGSAKNPNLIRILPPMTVQNKHIDMFFDAIEKELNK
- a CDS encoding ornithine carbamoyltransferase codes for the protein MKQYLQLKDISNLPELVKEAILLKMNPFEFKQLGANKTMVLLFFNSSLRTRLSTEKAAKNLGMDVMVLNVNDVWNIEFEDGTVMNAGSSEHIKEAAQVISQYADLIAVRAFPSLTNKEKDQSEYVLNSFKKYATVPIINMESATAHPLQALADAITITELTEKARPKVVLSWAPHPKALPQAVANSFVEMMQHMEVDFSITHPEGYELDKNITKNTPINHNQVEALKNADFVYVKNWSNYNDYGQITSQDPNWMMMQEKLGQAKFMHCLPVRRNVVVEDAVLDGPNSIVIKQANNRTYAAQVVIKNILENL
- a CDS encoding N-acetyl-gamma-glutamyl-phosphate reductase: MIEVGIIGGAGYTAGELIRLLLNHPKTNINFIYSTSNAGNSVHSVHQDLVGSTDLKFSSEINPEVEVLFLCLGHGNSKAFLETNSFSKPTKIIDLSNDFRLNADKEFMDKSFVYGLPELNKAQIQSAQYIANPGCFATAIQLALLPLAQSGKMSSDIHVNAVTGSTGAGTSLSDTTHFSWRDNNFSYYKAFNHQHLGEINESLNQLQRNFKNEVIFIPNRGNFSRGIFATAYLDFEGELSDAKTLYQDFYQDAAFTHLSEDAVHMKQVINTNNCLIHLHKHQGKLLISSTIDNLLKGASGQAIQNMNLMFGYKEMEGLRLKASYF
- a CDS encoding argininosuccinate synthase, whose amino-acid sequence is MKNKLVLAYSGGLDTSYCAVHLSKDLGYEVHAVSVNTGGFSSEEISKIESNAYKMGVSTYKNINAVETFYNKVIKYLIFGNVLKNNTYPLSVSAERIIQAIEIVEYAKKIGAKYIAHGSTGAGNDQVRFDMIFETLAPDIQIVTPIRDLKLSRQEEIDYLKKNDVDMSWEKAKYSVNRGLWGTSVGGEETLTSKNPLPDHAYPSQLKEDGVEKVTLTFNQGEFVAFNGKTQSPEKNIEKLNEIASKFAIGRDIHVGDTIVGIKGRVGFEAAAALITIKAHHLLEKHTLTKWQMQHKDYLSSFYGMHLHEGQYLDPVMRNIESFLQSSQENVSGEVYISLKPYHFSVDGIDSDHDLMNAKFGSYGEMNKGWTADEAKGFIKIIGNQNKIYHQVNPKK